One Etheostoma spectabile isolate EspeVRDwgs_2016 chromosome 12, UIUC_Espe_1.0, whole genome shotgun sequence genomic window carries:
- the LOC116699378 gene encoding LOW QUALITY PROTEIN: ATP-dependent 6-phosphofructokinase, platelet type-like (The sequence of the model RefSeq protein was modified relative to this genomic sequence to represent the inferred CDS: inserted 4 bases in 2 codons), with protein sequence MAGAVAPKRQDTRKFFENLSGAGKCIAVLTSGGDAQGMNGAVRAVVRMGIYVGAKVYFIHEGYQGMVDGGDNIKEATWESVSSMLQVGGTVIGSARCKEFRSHEGRLKAAHNLVQHSITNLCVIGGDGSLTGANLFREEWSGLLDELVQQGLIDKEAACRNSELHIVGMVGSIDNDFCGTDMTIGTDSALHRIIEVVDAIMTTAQSHQRTFVLEVMGRHCGYLALVSALACGADWVFIPEMPPEDGWEDIMCQKLSESRSRGSRLNIIIVAEGAIDRKGQPITSGCVKDLVVRCLGFDTRVTILGHVQRGGTPSAFDRILASRMGVEAVLALLEASATTPACVVSLVGNQAVRLPLMECVQMTQEVQKAMDEKKFEEAVRLRGRSFENNLRTYRLLSYRKADSELPNSSFNVAVLNVGAPAAGMNAAVRSAVRVGITEGHTMFAVSDGFEGFYKGHIKEIKWGDVGGWTGQGGSLLGTKRTLPGQHLDQIAEQIKIHNINALLVIGGFEAFESLLQLYEARADYEEFCIPMCMLPATISNNVAGTDLSIGADTSLNAIVETCDRIKQSASGTKRRVFIIETMGGYCGYLATVGGLAAGADTVYIYEEPFDIRDLQANVEHLTQKMKTSIQRGIVLRNENSNENFTTDFIYQLYXEEGRGVFDCRKNILXHMQQGGAPSPFDRNFGTKIAAKAIQWVTRTLKESYKGGRVFANSEDTACLLGMRRRALVFQPVSQLRDETDFVHRIPKEQWWLKLRPLMKILAKYKTSYDVSDSGQLEHVTRVRPREANPSAAI encoded by the exons ATGGCTGGCGCGGTGGCACCGAAGCGGCAGGACACCCGGAAATTCTTCGAGAATCTGTCCGGCGCCGGGAAGTGCATCGCGGTGCTGACCAGCGGAGGAGATGCCCAAG GTATGAACGGGGCGGTCCGGGCTGTGGTCCGGATGGGCATCTACGTGGGAGCCAAAGTCTACTTCATCCACGAG GGGTACCAGGGCATGGTGGACGGCGGGGACAACATCAAAGAGGCGACATGGGAAAGCGTCTCCAGCATGCTGCAAGTG GGCGGCACCGTTATCGGCAGCGCCCGCTGTAAAGAGTTCCGCAGCCACGAGGGCCGCTTGAAGGCCGCACACAACCTTGTGCAGCACAGCATCACCAACCTGTGTGTGATTGGTGGAGACGGCAGTCTGACCGGCGCCAACCTGTTCAGGGAAGAGTGGAGCGGCCTGCTGGACGAGCTCGTCCAACAAG GTCTGATTGATAAGGAGGCGGCCTGCAGGAACTCAGAGCTCCACATTGTTGGCATGGTCGGCTCCATTGACAATGACTTCTGTGGCACCGACATGACCATCGGCACCGACTCGGCACTGCACAGGATCATCGAGGTGGTGGACGCCATCATGACCACCGCTCAGAG CCACCAGAGGACATTTGTGCTGGAGGTCATGGGCAGGCACTGCGG atacCTGGCCCTGGTCAGTGCCCTGGCTTGTGGAGCAGACTGGGTTTTTATCCCAGAAATGCCCCCAGAGGATGGCTGGGAAGACATCATGTGTCAGAAACTGTCtgag AGCCGATCTCGAGGTTCCAGGTTGAACATTATCATAGTAGCTGAAGGAGCCATTGACAGGAAAGGCCAGCCCATTACTTCTGGTTGTGTGAAGGAT CTGGTAGTGCGCTGCCTGGGTTTTGACACCAGGGTCACCATCTTGGGCCACGTGCAGAGAGGCGGGACACCCTCTGCCTTTGACAGGATCCTG GCCAGTCGCATGGGCGTGGAGGCGGTGCTGGCGTTACTGGAGGCCTCGGCCACCACCCCCGCCTGCGTTGTGTCCCTGGTTGGCAACCAGGCTGTTAGGCTGCCGCTCATGGAGTGTGTTCAGATG ACCCAAGAGGTTCAGAAGGCCATGGATGAGAAGAAGTTTGAAGAGGCAGTGAGACTGCGTGGCAG GAGCTTTGAAAACAACCTGAGGACGTACAGACTCCTGTCCTACCGGAAAGCAGATTCGGAACTTCCAAAT AGCTCCTTTAACGTCGCGGTGCTGAACGTCGGCGCCCCGGCAGCAGGTATGAACGCCGCCGTACGTTCTGCTGTCAGAGTGGGAATCACCGAAGGCCACACCATGTTCGCTGTCAGCGACGGCTTCGAGGGATTCTACAAGGGACAT ATCAAGGAGATCAAGTGGGGAGATGTGGGGGGTTGGACCGGCCAAGGGGGCTCCCTGCTGGGGACCAAACG GACTCTCCCGGGCCAACATCTGGATCAGATCGCCGAGCAGATTAAGATCCATAACATCAACGCGCTGCTGGTCATCGGGGGATTTGAG GCCTTTGAGTCCCTGCTGCAGCTGTACGAGGCCCGGGCCGACTATGAGGAGTTTTGCATCCCAATGTGCATGTTGCCTGCTACCATTAGTAACAACGTGGCCGGCACCGACCTCAGTATCGGGGCGGACACGTCCCTCAACGCCATCGTGGAG ACATGTGATCGCATCAAGCAGTCCGCCAGCGGCACCAAGCGCCGGGTCTTCATCATAGAGACCATGGGGGGTTACTGTGGCTACCTGGCCACCGTGGGCGGTCTGGCTGCCGGCGCCGACACCGTCTACATCTACGAGGAGCCGTTTGACATCCGGGACCTGCAG GCCAACGTGGAGCATCTGACGCAGAAGATGAAGACGAGCATCCAGAGGGGCATAGTGCTCAG aaaTGAGAACTCCAATGAGAACTTCACCACTGACTTCATCTACCAGCTGTA TGAGGAGGGACGAGGAGTGTTTGACTGTAGGAAGAACATCCT GCATATGCAGCAg GGAGGGGCTCCTTCACCATTTGATAGAAACTTTGGCACCAAAATTGCTGCTAAAGCCATCCAGTGGGTCACACGGACGCTCAAGGAGTCTTACAAAGGAG GGCGAGTGTTTGCTAACTCGGAGGACACTGCGTGCCTGCTGGGGATGCGTCGCAGAGCTCTGGTCTTTCAGCCCGTGTCTCAGCTCCGGGACGAGACGGACTTTGT ccACAGGATCCCCAAGGAGCAGTGGTGGCTGAAGCTCCGCCCACTGATGAAAATCCTGGCCAAGTACAAGACTAGCTACGACGTGTCGGACTCGGGCCAGCTGGAACACGTGACCCGGGTCCGACCCAGGGAGGCCAACCCCTCGGCGGCCATCTGA